In a single window of the Halomicroarcula saliterrae genome:
- a CDS encoding PQQ-binding-like beta-propeller repeat protein produces MRTRRAFLAAAATAAVAGCQGERDGEPSGTATEQGTATATGTDRPSTGDTPEHVAWRQSVPGVVTFPPTVDGDRLFVGTEMGTVASLSSAAGDLDWTRTPDERIAGSPVAGNGTVLAIGRADEPFGTETLYAFEAASGTPRWEFPSTNWWLDVVGIDGDTAYVATNDDALGPTGETLYALALSDGTQRWSAEIGDPSESLRTAERLFVRAPAAVYAIDRDGRRAWRYRPESYELRSLSAVGDALAFVTVDASGRDVVRGLDAATGGVSWTVGELDPTTTAAVDGQLLVGGESVASLDPATGEPQWDADVSAPLNDPPHADGTVYVAGDEVAAVSLADGTVEWRTAVDVSLEEASDGTEITASPAGLLGDRLLLRRSVGEDDRRYQALALDAASGDPAWTVDGESDLTQFAVADAVASAGDGERVVAFDP; encoded by the coding sequence ATGCGAACTCGACGGGCGTTTCTCGCCGCCGCGGCGACCGCCGCCGTCGCGGGCTGTCAGGGGGAACGAGACGGGGAGCCAAGCGGGACGGCGACCGAACAGGGGACAGCGACTGCAACCGGGACCGACCGGCCGAGCACGGGCGACACCCCCGAACACGTCGCGTGGCGCCAGTCCGTTCCGGGCGTGGTGACGTTCCCGCCGACCGTCGACGGTGACCGGCTGTTCGTCGGCACCGAGATGGGGACGGTCGCGTCACTGTCGTCGGCGGCCGGCGACCTCGACTGGACCCGGACGCCGGACGAGCGGATAGCCGGCTCCCCGGTCGCCGGGAACGGCACCGTTCTGGCTATCGGTAGGGCCGACGAGCCGTTCGGGACCGAGACGCTGTACGCCTTCGAAGCCGCCAGCGGGACGCCCCGATGGGAGTTCCCCTCGACGAACTGGTGGCTGGACGTCGTCGGTATCGACGGCGACACCGCCTACGTCGCCACGAACGACGACGCGCTCGGTCCCACCGGCGAGACGCTGTACGCGCTCGCGCTGTCCGACGGCACCCAGCGGTGGTCGGCCGAGATAGGCGATCCCTCCGAGAGTCTCCGCACCGCGGAGCGGCTCTTCGTCAGGGCACCCGCCGCGGTGTACGCTATCGACCGCGACGGCAGGCGGGCGTGGCGCTACCGACCGGAGTCGTACGAACTCCGGTCCCTCTCGGCGGTCGGCGACGCCCTCGCGTTCGTCACGGTCGACGCGTCGGGTCGGGACGTGGTTCGGGGGCTGGACGCCGCGACCGGCGGCGTGTCGTGGACCGTCGGCGAACTCGACCCCACCACGACGGCCGCCGTCGACGGCCAGTTGCTGGTGGGCGGCGAGTCGGTCGCCAGCCTCGACCCGGCGACGGGCGAGCCACAGTGGGACGCCGACGTGAGTGCCCCTCTGAACGACCCGCCACACGCTGACGGGACGGTGTACGTCGCCGGCGACGAGGTGGCCGCCGTCTCGCTCGCCGACGGCACCGTCGAGTGGCGAACAGCCGTCGACGTGTCGCTGGAGGAGGCGTCCGACGGGACCGAAATCACGGCCAGCCCGGCCGGCCTGCTGGGCGACCGCCTGCTGCTCCGGCGCTCGGTCGGCGAGGACGACCGGCGGTATCAGGCGCTCGCGCTCGACGCGGCCAGCGGGGACCCGGCGTGGACAGTCGACGGCGAGTCCGACCTCACGCAGTTCGCCGTCGCGGACGCAGTCGCGTCCGCCGGCGACGGGGAGCGCGTGGTCGCGTTCGACCCCTGA